Proteins from a genomic interval of Gordonia sp. SL306:
- a CDS encoding LLM class F420-dependent oxidoreductase: MDIGLHALGIGTGARREVIDTVARQAERRGFATLWSGEHVVMVDDQASRYPYTSDGKIAVPAAADWLDPTITLSFAAAATTTIRLATGVALLPEHNPVIMAKQLASLDRLSGGRLTAGIGIGWSREEFDALGVPFERRAARTASYVDAMRTIWRDEPASYTSEFVAFTDIRVKPAPAQESIPIIVGGNSDTALERVVGWGDGWYGFNLDGVEAVAERVARVTELCSSSGRPRDELYLAVALRDPSVDDLVAVEALGVNELVVVASPPEDASDAPAWVDGLADKWFR; encoded by the coding sequence ATGGACATCGGTCTGCACGCGCTGGGGATCGGAACAGGCGCTCGCCGCGAGGTCATCGACACCGTCGCGCGACAGGCCGAACGTCGGGGATTCGCGACGCTGTGGTCCGGCGAACACGTCGTGATGGTCGACGATCAGGCCTCCCGCTATCCCTACACGTCCGACGGGAAGATCGCCGTGCCGGCCGCGGCCGACTGGCTCGACCCGACGATCACGTTGTCGTTCGCGGCGGCAGCCACCACGACCATCCGGCTGGCGACCGGCGTGGCCCTTCTGCCCGAACACAATCCGGTGATCATGGCCAAGCAGCTCGCATCGCTGGACCGCCTCAGTGGGGGACGGTTGACCGCAGGCATCGGCATCGGGTGGTCGCGCGAGGAGTTCGACGCGTTGGGTGTGCCCTTCGAACGCCGAGCGGCACGCACCGCGAGCTACGTCGACGCCATGCGCACCATCTGGCGTGATGAACCCGCCTCGTACACTTCCGAGTTCGTCGCGTTCACCGACATCCGGGTCAAACCCGCTCCCGCGCAGGAGAGCATCCCGATCATCGTCGGCGGGAACAGCGACACCGCCCTCGAGCGCGTCGTCGGCTGGGGCGACGGGTGGTACGGCTTCAATCTCGACGGTGTCGAAGCCGTTGCCGAGCGCGTGGCACGGGTCACCGAGCTGTGCTCCTCATCCGGTCGCCCGCGAGATGAGCTCTATCTGGCCGTCGCGCTGCGTGATCCCTCGGTCGACGACCTCGTGGCGGTCGAGGCGCTCGGCGTGAACGAGCTCGTCGTGGTCGCCTCGCCACCCGAGGACGCGAGTGACGCGCCCGCCTGGGTGGACGGACTCGCCGACAAGTGGTTCCGCTGA
- a CDS encoding hemolysin family protein, whose amino-acid sequence MLTLLGIAAGILVVILITALTGYFVAQEFAYMAVDRSRLKARAEAGDPAAARALTVTRRTSFMLSGAQLGITVTGLLVGYVAEPLIGSGVGDLLDDVGIPVAVGVAIGTVFAILFSTVVQMVLGELFPKNLAIARPEPVARRLAASTTAYLAVFGWLIALFDKSSNLLLKLLRIEPVHDVEHSATPRDLEHIVAESRDAGELPADLSTLLDRVLDFPTRTAGHAMIPRTRVDSIRADETASTVLTRMSSGHTRYPVVDDDAEVIGVIRLHDLLDWQASSDADSAATAATLCRLAVIVPTSLPLTEVLTRIHDASDEMAVVIDEYGGFDGVVTVEDIAEELVGEIDDEHDPDLPDAIERTDDGWRIRGDAHLDEVSREIGHELPDGDHETVAGLVISEFGDLPDVGDTVSLELAPEPGLPADEESSPRTMTIHVLEVERHVPSSVLVTVAHLQVAGNGGTR is encoded by the coding sequence GTGCTGACCCTTCTCGGCATCGCCGCCGGCATTCTCGTCGTCATCCTCATCACTGCCCTGACCGGCTATTTCGTCGCTCAGGAGTTCGCCTACATGGCGGTCGACCGCTCCCGGCTGAAGGCGCGTGCAGAAGCCGGTGACCCCGCCGCCGCCCGTGCTCTCACGGTCACTCGCCGCACCTCGTTCATGTTGTCCGGCGCCCAGCTCGGCATCACCGTCACCGGCCTGCTGGTCGGCTACGTCGCCGAACCGCTCATCGGCAGTGGGGTCGGCGACCTGCTCGACGACGTCGGCATCCCGGTCGCCGTCGGTGTCGCGATAGGCACCGTGTTCGCCATCCTGTTCTCCACCGTGGTCCAGATGGTGCTCGGCGAACTGTTCCCGAAGAACCTGGCCATCGCACGGCCGGAGCCGGTCGCGCGTCGGCTCGCCGCGTCCACCACCGCCTATCTTGCGGTATTCGGCTGGTTGATTGCGCTGTTCGACAAGTCGTCGAACCTCCTGCTGAAGTTGCTGCGCATCGAGCCGGTCCATGACGTCGAGCATTCGGCCACGCCGCGCGATCTCGAGCACATCGTCGCCGAATCGCGCGACGCCGGGGAACTCCCCGCCGATTTGTCCACCCTGCTCGACCGCGTTCTCGACTTCCCCACGCGCACAGCCGGGCACGCGATGATCCCACGCACCCGAGTGGACAGCATCCGAGCCGACGAGACGGCGTCGACGGTGCTGACCAGGATGAGCTCGGGGCACACCCGGTACCCGGTCGTCGACGACGACGCCGAGGTCATCGGCGTGATCAGGCTGCACGATCTGCTCGACTGGCAGGCCTCCTCGGACGCGGATTCCGCCGCCACCGCGGCGACGCTGTGCCGTCTGGCGGTGATCGTTCCCACGTCCCTGCCGCTGACGGAGGTGCTGACCCGCATTCACGACGCGTCCGACGAGATGGCCGTGGTGATCGACGAGTACGGCGGCTTCGACGGCGTGGTGACGGTCGAGGACATCGCCGAGGAGCTCGTCGGCGAGATCGACGACGAGCACGATCCCGACCTGCCCGACGCTATCGAGCGCACCGACGACGGGTGGCGCATCCGCGGAGACGCACACCTCGACGAGGTGTCGCGAGAGATCGGGCACGAGTTGCCCGACGGCGATCACGAGACGGTCGCGGGCCTGGTCATCAGCGAATTCGGTGACCTGCCCGACGTCGGCGACACGGTGTCGCTGGAGCTGGCGCCCGAGCCCGGGCTGCCGGCCGACGAGGAATCGAGTCCGCGCACGATGACCATCCACGTCCTCGAGGTGGAGCGGCATGTGCCGTCGTCGGTGCTGGTCACCGTCGCGCACTTGCAGGTCGCCGGTAATGGAGGCACCCGATGA